CCAAGctgattttttaaaagaagtATACAGCtatcaatttttatttcataagttgtaaacatattttataatatcGAAGAACATTTGGTATAACATAAAAACTGCTTAgaatacaaaaaaatgaaatatgcaAATTAATACAAATTCCAGCAGAATAATTTAGTACCACttaccaaaataatataataaaagttGAATCAATAACTTCAGCCACAACCATCCTTTTTAAAAGAGATGCATTACTCTGTACATATAAAAAGAGTTACAATACAATCTCACCAGAAAAAAACCCACTCAATACTAAAAAACCCAAGTTTTATTATACGAAAAAATCTGGGTATAGGCCGGAAAAATCCTCTAGTTTATTTAATGATAAAGCggtttaaaagtataaaaaaacagttgtccaaaaaaaaacagtttaaaagTCTCGATTGTATATTGTCTCTCCATGGGAACatctatatatctatctatatatataaaaaaatgtttgcttCTCTCACATGACGTCACGTCATAAAGTCGTTGATTGTGAGTGCGACACATGTCTTCTTTGCCTTAAATTCATCGTTTCATTAGCTTTTGATGTGGACTGCTGCGTTTCATAATTGTTTACAGTTTAGTGGGCTTTTTGTTCATACCTTGATATTGCCCAAATACAGAGAGATAGCCACTGTAATGAAAACATATGTAAAGACTGAAACTTTGGAAACGAGAAGGAAAAGAAGGAGCGTACCGTGAGTTTCTGGATGCTACTGACTTCTCCTTGGTTGGAGGCGATATCAACGGTGACGGTTCATTTCGCCGCCACCTCCGGTAACTCAATAACATTCAAGAGTTTAAAATTATTGGCGATGGGTTTTGCAGAGTATGAAGAGGCAGAGGGACGAGGATGATgagcaacaacactgaagaggttaaaaaagaaaatcaagccaattaataaaaacattccACAGTTTAAGCAGTGGCGAGTAAATCAGATCGGTTTCTCAATTCAGATATGACTCGATCAAAAgagaaatatagtttttttttgtctaaagaaatatagatattatcaaAGCAAAGATTTCTCCGAAAGAATCATAAGAAGATAATGGAAGCAATCAaaggtttttatttcattttttaattagttattgAGAATTAACATGAATGGAAGTGCCATACACGCGCAGAGACATGAGTGTTGGTGAGATATGAGATACAGATTTTAAACTTAAAAGGAAAATAGACAGGAAGCAATGCGTTCAATTTCCATTGGATCTTTTCTTTTGAGCCTTTTGTTTCAAAGAAAAACGACATAACATAACCGGATTTACTTCGGTTTAGTTTAGGTTCGATTCAGCTTAAATGCATGCATGATTTTAAGCTACACAAGTTTCattcaataaataaatcaaCGGAAAATTTTATTGTAAAAAATTGAGTTAATTGAAATTCATAAgacaaaaaagaataaataattaaaaataactttataattttatagttatatagctacttatatttatataatatttatatatcaaaataacataaatataagattataattaatatttaaataaaaaactcgggcgtagcccgggccgACCAtagtattataaaataataacgtTAAAATGTTTATCTCTACTTGATTTTTCCTTcgattatttttactttttcaatctTACCAACAATATTCATTTGTGTCTAATATATTATCATGaatgaatatataatttataactaGAACTTAATAGCCGTCAATTTTATACTTTCTAAATTGCAACATAAGTTATTTATTTCAGCTCAcgtgtattttatatattcagaTGATGCATTCTAAATTCAATATTCCACCAGGACATACAAGAAAAGATTCACCCTACCATGGCTCTACCGAAAGCGGCATGAATCCAAACACGAAAGAATCCACTATACTGCGGTTTAGTCATAAGTATATACTTGTGAAAAAAATCGCTGATGGCACATCTCAATAGTCTCCTAACCtggtttaagaaaaaaagtcgCACAATAAGTTTTCTATAAGTCTCTcaagtgaaagaaaaaaaatctaggagagagaaaagaggaagaaagaCTCGGCCTCCTGAAAATGTAATATCTTCAATCTAGATAACCACCAAAATAACAGACTGGAGAATCGAAGACGAGGTAACTCAGTCATAAATCCACTAACTTCCTAATAAGTAGATTAACTTAGATGTTGCTTGATTTAAGCATCTAATTTTTTTAGGAGAACAGAGAAAGTATATAGAAGGAGAAATCAGAGTCTTGGAAGTTGTTCGAGAATAAAATGGACCCTGAGGATGACGTACCTCCCAACCTAAATTTGGAGCTCCATGTCTCTTGCAGGGGGTAAATTTCATCAAGTTCATTTCCTTTTGTAGATTGTAACcatatctgatttttttaactggttaattatgctattaaacgatgagaaatattatatatatatacgatttTATAGCCGGCAATTATATCACTTTATGAGAATACATGTCTGACTGAAGATCTTTTGCAACTTTTTTCTCCAAAATCTGCATAAGTTGTATTTTCTTGGGTTTGAACCACAAATTTTCGAATGTATAAGTATTAATGAACATTTTAATTAAACCACTGGACTAATGAACTTTCACACCATATCtaattttagaaattaaaaaagtgagtgataaatgaaaaaataatgaatACAGTTACTTTAATGTATTTTGAGTAtagttttactttatattttattttagaatgaGTTCTCTATTACTTTGAATTAGTGTTTATGATGAAAAATGAAGTGCAGTTAAAGATACTCTACCTTAAACAAAAATCAAGAAGAATGACAAAACTGGCTAGTGAAAATTTTGGTGTGTGATACTTCTTCTCGGAGGAGGAGAGATTTTTCCTTATTAAAAAACAATCATTTACAACGGATTAGATGATCAGTCCATATATTCCATTTTATTGTCTCTAATTGAGATCAGCGCAAAGAAAGGGTAAACTTTGATCAGTAAACGATAATCATCACACATAAATAAGATTATCTATATGATTAGAAATAAGAATTTTAGTTATTAATTCGCAGACATGattaactatatattatatatgcgtTCATCAGCTGATGTTGCTTTTGGTGAAGGAAAAGTTCACAAgaactttaattttaatattctaCTCATAGTTTTGGCAGTACTGTACTTTGGAGTGAaacttatttagattttttgggaTTGCCAACACAAAATGCCCAACAAATCCATAAAATTATACTTCATTTGTTCCTAAAAGatctatgttttagaattttcacatttttaataaatcatattaaaatttagctataaatgtatagttttttgtaattttatattttctatattttcaaaccaataaaatttaaaaaaatgcaattaatgttcttgaacttcataatttctcattattagttgacaaaaattatattggaaatataaaatatgtatctttttgaaacaaaaattttctctagaatatagattttttaggaACGGATCGAGTATATAATACAGTTATATATGCAATCTAATGCTCAAAACAATAAATAGATGATCAAAAAGGTCTTGTCGACATTAACATAAAGGTTTTGTCTAGAATTCGATAGCTAAGAAATCAAGATATATAACCAATTCAATTGCGTAAATGTGATGAATAAGATGTACATTATTACGGATTTGACAAGTACATTAAAACCTTTTCTGATTTCATACATGCTACACTAATAAACTTTTTGTGAGTGCAAAAGTTCTTGAAAAGGATAGAAATAGACTTTTAGATCCACTAAAACAAATCTTTTAACCAATGGTTTGATCATATCTGTTCCCATTTCCTTGTTCACACAAACTACACCACCCCATGAATCTAATCATCTTTGAATCATTTAAACACATTGTTAAATAAAAGGTTTGAACAGTGGTGAataaagacaaaaacaaaataagtgTATACTATTAATTAATACCTAACCCCATCTTCAAACAACTTAATAAATTTGTTATACCATAAAGGAAGGGTGTGATCATATGTAAGCATCGCCTTATAGACAAATAATTATCTATAAACTAACAATTAATCAGGGTCCATCTCTTGAATGATAAGGATATAAagtattattattgtttaaaataacaACTAGTAGAGATTAAATTAACATATGCTCGCACGTCCTCTTTCATACACAACTCCTCTTCGTCTCCACCTTCTCTCCATTTTCTATTctcttatctctctctacttctaCTCCTCGTCTCCCCTCAGCAACTCAGATCTCTTCCAAAAAGCGATCTAGATCGACGAAATACCTGATTTTTGGTCGATATCATTGATCGACACTTCTTTTCTAGCTCAATCTTTGTAAATATACAACTATATAgtctttagaaaatataaacatGAAGCGAGGTCTAGATATGGCAAGAAGCTACAATGATCATGAAAGCAGTCAAGAAACCGGACCCGAATCACCAAACTCTCCAACCTTCAACTCAGTCATCTCTTCTCATTCACCTAAGCGAAGGTACatagaaaaaattaatatacatctttgattcaaattataaaataatatcataaaacacTACTTAGtattaacaaaattatattcgtataaaaaaaaataaaaaaaatatatatatatatatatatatatttcgtaTATTGATGTACTTGCTAATACATAACAGTAGGAGATCCATGGAGAAGAGAGTAGTGAACGTACCGATGAAAGAAATAGAAGGATCTCGGCACAAAGGAGACACAACTCCACCGTCAGATTCATGGGCCTGGCGTAAGTACGGCCAAAAGCCCATTAAGGGATCTCCTTACCCTAGAGGTTATTACCGTTGTAGTAGCACAAAAGGTTGTCCGGCAAGGAAGCAAGTCGAGAGAAGCAGAGACGATCCAACTATGATTATCATCACTTACACCTCTGAGCACAACCATCCTTGgcctctctcttcttcttctagacACGGACCCAAACCAAAACCCGAGCCCAAACCCGAACCTGAACTAGAAGTACCCGAGgaggtggagctggaagaggcTGGTAATAGTAAGCTTATGGTTATGGGGAGGGAGATCGAAACGACGCCGTCTTGCATCGTCGACGAGTTTGCTTGGTTTAGTGAGATGGAGACTACTTCTTCCACGATTCTTGAGAGTCCCATTTTCTCATCGGAGAAAAAGACGGCTGTCTCGGCGGCGGCGAATGACGTGGGGGTGTTTTTCCCGATGGGTGAGGAGGATGAGTCTTTGTTCGCTGATCTTGGAGAGTTACCGGAGTCTTCGGTGGTGTTTCGCCACCGGAGTAGCGTAGTTGGGTCACAAGTGGAGATCTTTTGACACGTGGTGGTATTTTTATTGTGGCTCACATGGGAAGCGTTGTACGCACGGCGCTACTCCGGTGATCTCCTCTCTAAActtattattaaaaacaaaaacaaaaaagagtaTGATTCGATTatgtattttcctttttttttctttgccacTATACTCTTTGAGAATTCTTCTTTTCCTCTATTTAATTTTCTGGATTTAGATTTAATTTACGTGGGTTGAATTACAATGTAGTTGGCTGAATAAAAATGGTTGTCATTTTTATGTGTATGTAACtggtcaatttttattttatattttctttaccaaaaaaaattatattttaattacacTGGTCAAGACTCAAGAGTAGAACGTTGAGAAATGAAAGCTCATGTGTCATGTCATGGGGAATTATATTTTGCGTGGTTCTGATAAGGAATTTACAAGAAATGGAGTTAATACGATTGTTGCCAAATGTAAATTTGAGAGGTTGAAGATTTCTTAAAGAAACCAATCAAAATGAATGATCTAAAGATTacttaaaactataaaaagcaTCGACACTTTATACATTGTTGGATCCTGAATATCACTTGACGACAAAAAATGGTGATTAATTTGATATCCAGAAACCTCATGCATAGAagattaaacaaatattatttgtgGAAAACTATCTCGAGAAACAATAACTTAAAGGATTGGTGGTACATGATTTTCATAAACTTTACTCGATGAATAATAGCACAACTAAACAAAGGAATTAATTAGTTGTGATTTGATTCACGTTACTAGGCCTGCCAAACTCTctgtaattaatattattaaaagtttGGGTACATTTATATGTTCAAATTAACTGGAGTTCTGACTTTTagagttttttattaaacaaattgGCTGCAGTCCAACCCCTCTACATAAGTTTGTTTGTATATTTAAGCGTAGAAAAGATAAAGTTGTATGGTGTGCAGTGTGCTCCTTTTAATAAGTAGGAGTACAAAGCTAAAAGAAGACACGTAGAGATGTTTATCGGGGATTTTTAGATCAGGgttttagcggaatataagaaaccgtctcttaacttttaactaaaccTGTTCTTAgaagaaaattgaaaatattacaTTCAAATgcagttttaagtttttattaacataataagGCAGTTCTCATTACTAAAACCATCTCCAACaacactttttattttaaaggaCGGATCCACGTAaaatcaaacaagtaataaaaggaGATATAAGCCTCAGTTAGGTTGTACACGTAGGATAGGAAAATCGTCCAATGAGTCATTTTTGACACGTCAGCACGGCTGGTAATGTTgagcttagttttttttttgagcccATGTCAATGGCCCAGGAAACTAAACTTTGGGTTTTCGTGATGAAACTAAACTTTGCGTTTTGTGTTTTATTAGAGATTTATTGTTATCGTTCTTCAAACTCTTTAACACAGCCGTCTCCGACTCTTGGCTAATCTTTGTCTGCAGACACCATGATTTCATCTCTCAACTCTTAACCTCCCCTATAGTTCAACGTATTCCTCTTAATTTCGCCAATAAATGTTATTCTCATTAACCCAATAACGATGTCGACCTCTTTGCTTCCTTCACGTCAACCCAAAGTCGTGGAAGCCGTCGCTATGGCTGCTCTTAGGCGTAGCAAAAAGAAGAAACTAAGTCACAGACTCATCCACTCTATAATCGGTCGAAGTCGAATACTACACGTGAACTTAAGAAGGCGGCGAAATCCCATAAGCCTCCGttgaagaaacagaggaaaggTGTTTCGGATGAGAAGCCTGAAGCttctaatgatgatgatgaagaagaagaagaagaagaagaagaagaagaagatggtgacGAGGAGGAAGAGGACACAGAGCCATTGGCCGACGACTTTCTCGATGGTAGCGATGATGAAGAGGAACCTTTGGGTTCTGATTCTGACTCTGATGGATTTGATCTCGCAATGGCAGGATCTGGTAAAAGTAAAGCTATTGATGAAGAACGTAAAAGGCAGGAGCAAGATGCAAAAGATGAACTACATATGAACATAAAGGAACAACCTGACGAGTTTCGTCTACCAACCAAAAAGGTTCAATCTTTTGGAATTTTACAAATCaaattcattcttttttttaacatttttattttgcaaTTGTTGGTTGGTTTATGTTGAAAAGATCAATGGAGTTTAGGTGTCTTATCATTGTTATTGATCTACTTTTCCAGGAACTTGAAGAAGAGTCAAGTGGGCCACCAGATCTTCCTACCTTGCACACGAGGATAAAAGAGAGTGAGAAAtttttttcaagttttatttcttttaaagatTCTTCCTAAGGAACTAGCCTTTGTTTTATAGCTTGATATTACTTTTATGTATTCAGTTGTTAGAATGTTGTCGAATTTTAAGGATTTGAGGCCAGAAggagtgaagaagaaggaatTTGTTGAATAGATTAAGGCTGATATTGGTTCTTATTACGGCTATAATGAGTTTCTTAATGGAATTCTGGTTCAGGTTTTTCGCTAATCGCTGACTTCACTTTTTATGTACACTTTTTTGGTCTTTTTTGGTGTAAAGCTATGTGTGAGCTAATTTTGTTACTCACATATGTTGAATTGGTGTATTGTGGCAGATGTTTCCTCTTGTTGACTCATGGAACTAATCGAAGCTTTTGAAAGCAAAGGCCTACGTCTATACGTCCACACACTTAAGGTGAACTTGGTTGTACAGTTATACTGTGGAGTGTGTTGAAGTAAGTGTTTCTCAATCGTTGACGTATAATTATATGGCGATGTTTGTTTTGGATAGACTCGGTGACGGGATTTGGCTGATGTTAACAGAGGAGTTGATCTAGATCCATTAAGCAAGTGGTCAAAAGTAAGTTGTGTTCGAAGATTGTCTTCCTTTCGATTGAAAAGTACTACTATTTTGTGGATTCTGCAACTAATCATGTCATTAAAAATTGCAGGCTGGACTTGTCGTTTATGATTCACAAGTTCCAAATGGTGCAACTTCTGAGTATATGCTGGTTTCTATATGGTACGTGTCTTCTTGATTTTTGTACTTCCAGCTCACACATACTTAATGAATTTCTTTTCTTGCTTGCTGAGCTGGGTACCAGTGGGTCGCTTAATGGGCAGCAACGGTTGGTTGTTAAGGGAAGATTTGCACCCAAGAATTCTGAAAAGATCTTGCTGCGCTATATCAGCAAGTAACTTTCACTTTGCCACTTTCTATCaacttttgaaatttgaattGTCAAAAACGAATACCAAGTTGGTGTTCTTAATGTAAATCCTTGCATGGAGTTTTCTTAAATGAGTACGTCATTTAATTTGGTAGCAAGAGCCAGTACATGATTCTTTTGAAGAACGATCACTTCTTTCTCAAATATACCCAAAGCTGTTTCTATCTTTCCTTTCTGCGCAACTAGGTAATCATGAATTGCTAAATTGATTGTATTTATTCACACTTATTATCAGTAAAgctcatataaaaaaattcaaaagaaaattagaTCAATCACAATACGCACTACATAAAAGACATAATTGGCTTACAAGTTTTATACGATTGAGATCTTTTAATACCTGGTTAATTGGTTTAACtatatagataaattatttattgtatttataaatagttttcttTGATATTTTGGACCATAACCCTCTTCTCACTCATCAAATACATAGTCTATAGATGTTGAAATGAAAGAATTTGCAAAGAAAGCAAGTAGATTTGGTAATAGATCAATTTAATGAGAAATAAAACTATGGGAAAGCTGTTGGAGATCAATGGCAAACACTCTACAATTTGTATCTTGGTAAGAAAGCCTTTATAAATAAACACTTGACAAAAAAACATTACTCTTTCTCAGTAGGAATGAGCTTAGATGTTGGACGTATAGTTTTGGttttgaagttttccttttcATGAAAAGGAGCTGTTTTGTGGATGAAGTCTGTCAAAGCTACTAAGTTATAGGTTTCCACTTTGATTTGCTTATTGTGGTATGTCTTTTGTTCTGTTTTATCTTTCCGGGAAAAGTTCACTACTTGACATCTCTAAATAAACCAGCTAGGAAACAAATGCTTTTGCGGGAAAGTTAGCAGTCACTTTTCGCTTCTTTCTATTTGTATATTGTTATGTTTGTGTTCCATTTATGATTTATTGCAGATATAGGATTTTGCTTGCTATTCTGAAGTTCACAAGAAAACACTTCTAAGATAATTCTACAATGTAACTATGTAAGGTCATAGTCTTCCTTCATAGACGATGCTTCTCTCTAATGAAAAAATCTGGTTGCTTcaaaaacaataacaataatgcTTCTTTGATAGTTTATTTCTTTGTCTCGGTAGGCTTCTTCACTTATTTTCTCTACTAGAGTTAATTAGGATCATTACCATTCAAACGACTGATCGTTAAACCTCTAACACTAAGCAACAACACAGTTTACCACACAGTAAGGATACTACAATAAATGGAACAATCCAAAATCATAAATTGAAGCCTAAACTTAgctgtttttgtttcttgagaCAGTCTTATTGACCTTCAACTATTGTTATCTATTATGATATGGAcagaacttaggttcaccccttagggtgaacctttaaattcaccacATCCTTTAGCACCAATCAAATTtccacatagattattaattaaaaaatattaaattaaacaaaaaatagctataaaaaataaaaaatactaattttaacGATGCTAACGCTTCcacataaactctaaaccctaaatcttaaattcaaaaccctataccctaaattataaacccaaatccaaacccctaaacccaaaccctaaaccctaatcctaaaccctaaaccctaatcgtagaccctaaacctaaaccctatatccttataccctaatcctagaccctaaacccaaaccctataccctaaaccctaatcctagaccttatatccaaattatatattttaaacccaaaaaatagactataaacctaaaccctataccctaaacccaagtcttagaccctaaacctaaaccttaacccaaaccctatagcatctaagtttggggtttggatttagggtttaccgtttgggttttaggtctaggatttggatttagggtataggctttggatttgggtttaagatttaccgtttggacttatggttaaagttttggatttagggtatataatttgggtttaaggtttacggtttgggtttagggtctaggacttgagtttagggtatagactttaggtttatagtctagtttttgggtttatggtatataatttgggtttaggatctatgattagggtttagggtttagggtatagggtttgggtttaggggtttggatttgggtttagaatttagggtatggggttttgaatttaagatttaaggtttagggtttacgtggaagcgttagcgtcgttaaaattaaaatttttattttttgtagctattttttatttaatttaatgttttttaattaataatctatgtggaAATTTGATTGGTACTAAAGAGtggggtgaatttaaaggttcaccctagggggtgaacctaagttctgTCCTTAATATCTACACACGCAATGCGGTCATACCATATATATGCGtgcatatttatatttaaaatgcaaaaaaagtCTATTGAATACTAATAAAACAGATTCGGTGTGAGAAAAAAAGATGGATATGGCAGATGAAGGGAGACCAAGAGATTAACGAATGTGTTTTCAGTTCTCACCAAAAGGATAATGTAAGATTAAAATTCTTCTTTTCCTACAAAGAAGCTTAAAAAAAGAGAGTCCAGTCTCCAACACGAGGTCGTGTTTTAAATTAGCAGTCATGGcttgatttatatgttttagaTATAAGGTTTTATGTGGTCgtttgtttaaaaagtttgTCATTTAGTTTTGCTCTTATCTTATTTTTCATTTGTAAATGTTTTCCCATAAATTTGTTTGGTGGACAATATCACTTTTTCTTCCTTTGGTCAATTTTGACTAAATTTACTCTCTAATTCGGTATAAAATGGTTCAGTTTGGTatgaaaaataacaaatttaaatcatCGGTCAAACTAATAAGAAATTGTATGTAATATTAAACCAAGATTAtgtgtttcaaaataaaaattgaaaccaAGATTGTATACTACAAATTTAGTTAGcccaataaaattaattttaaaataaaccaaaatatggTTTACGTAAATCATAGAtgatcaaaacataaaatatttagattaaAATTAACGATTAGTTAATTTCTAACTCATACCATTAAATCTATTATTTCAAACATTAAAACCCACAATAAACCACGAGTTTTAACATTTCTAACTCATATTTCATTCTctactatttttataaatcctcacaaaaaaaagatataatgGTATTAGAAAACTCGATCTCATACTTTTTTGATCAAATCcgattaatttatgtatttgatagtgttataaaacttaaaacattataaaaactTACAATTCAGGATTAAATATCAAGGAAAGAGTATCAATCATAACTCATATGATTCACTCAATCACTATAATCACTCCATCATATATTCTTCTTAATGATTATATGATCTTCACATTTATTGTTTGATTCATATAGCTCTACTATATAAAGCTATGTAACTCTCTTTATATCAAGAACACAATTCATACATTTCTCATAAGttattatggtatcagagcaggttATTTGTGTGAGTTTTGATCCACCGATCAAACTCAAGATAAACATGTTTCCGTAgcttatttaaaatttcacgtttttttgttttcttcgt
The window above is part of the Brassica napus cultivar Da-Ae chromosome C3, Da-Ae, whole genome shotgun sequence genome. Proteins encoded here:
- the LOC125583395 gene encoding probable WRKY transcription factor 65, whose product is MKRGLDMARSYNDHESSQETGPESPNSPTFNSVISSHSPKRSRRSMEKRVVNVPMKEIEGSRHKGDTTPPSDSWAWRKYGQKPIKGSPYPRGYYRCSSTKGCPARKQVERSRDDPTMIIITYTSEHNHPWPLSSSSRHGPKPKPEPKPEPELEVPEEVELEEAGNSKLMVMGREIETTPSCIVDEFAWFSEMETTSSTILESPIFSSEKKTAVSAAANDVGVFFPMGEEDESLFADLGELPESSVVFRHRSSVVGSQVEIF